In Mus musculus strain C57BL/6J chromosome 9, GRCm38.p6 C57BL/6J, one genomic interval encodes:
- the Acaa1a gene encoding 3-ketoacyl-CoA thiolase A, peroxisomal isoform 2 (isoform 2 is encoded by transcript variant 2), translating to MSLSGMGNPGNISSRLLESEKARDCLTPMGMTSENVAERFGISRQKQDDFALASQQKAASAQSRGCFRAEIVPVTTTVLDDKGDKKTITVSQDEGVRPSTTMQGLAKLKPAFKDGGSTTAGNSSQVSDGAAAVLLARRSKAEELGLPILGVLRSYAVVGVPPDVMGIGPAYAIPAALQKAGLTVNDIDIFEINEAFASQAVYCVEKLGIPAEKVNPLGGAIALGHPLGCTGARQVVTLLNELKRRGRRAYGVVSMCIGTGMGAAAVFEYPGN from the exons ATGTCCCTGTCTGGGATGGGGAACCCTGGGAATATCTCTTCCCGCCTGCTGGAGAGTGAGAAAGCCAGAGACTGCCTGACTCCTATGGG GATGACCTCGGAGAATGTGGCTGAGCGGTTTGGCATTTCACGGCAGAAGCAGGATGACTTTGCGCTGGcctcccagcagaa GGCAGCAAGCGCCCAGAGCAGAGGATGCTTCCGTGCTGAGATTGTGCCTGTGACAACCACTGTCCTGGATGACAAGGGTGACAAGAAAACCATCACCGTGTCTCAGGATGAGGGTGTCCGTCCCAGCACCACCATGCAGGGCCTGGCCAAGCTGAAGCCTGCCTTCAAGGATGGAGGCTCTACCACGGCTG GAAACTCCAGTCAGGTGAGTGATGGAGCAGCTGCCGTCCTGCTGGCTCGGAGGTCCAAGGCTGAAGAACTGGGCCTCCCCATCCTTGGGGTCCTGAGGTCCTATGCAGTGGTCGGGGTCCCTCCTGACGTCATGGGCATCGGACCTGCCTATGCCATCCCTGCAGCCTTGCAGAAAGCAG GGCTGACTGTGAATGACATAGACATCTTTGAGATCAATGAGGCCTTTGCAAGTCAG GCCGTCTACTGTGTGGAGAAGCTAGGAATTCCTGCAGAGAAGGTGAACCCGCTGGGGGGTGCAATAGCCCTGGGCCACCCCCTGGGCTGCACGGGAGCAAGGCAGGTTGTCACGCTACTCAATGAACTGAAGCGTCGTGGCAGACG GGCTTACGGCGTGGTGTCCATGTGCATCGGGACTGGGATGGGAGCTGCTGCGGTCTTTGAATACCCTGGGAACTGA